One Panicum virgatum strain AP13 chromosome 3N, P.virgatum_v5, whole genome shotgun sequence DNA segment encodes these proteins:
- the LOC120663788 gene encoding protein NRT1/ PTR FAMILY 4.6-like — MALQGLVDWRGRPVNQKRHGGVKASMFIHFLIVMANIANIPMILNLVSYLHGTMHMGVKDASTTSTNFFGAICFFSFLGAFVSDSYLKRFYTILIFAPIEIMGYMVLALQAHLPSLHPPPCDMINHPNECAPVSGRNLSLLTLGLYLIPVGEGSLRSCAAALGGDQFDGDDPAELHGKISFFNWFAFCISLGGFVGLVFMVWVQENEGWGLSFALAALVILVGTVVVSGGLSFYRHQKPTGSPLTRIFQVFLAAFRKRKLSLPENLTETQVVTDGSGTSVEFTQRTSDFKFLDKAAVDDGDTRRWSLCTVTQVEEAKIILRMVPIFLSSVLCNVPIPLLLSLTVQQGGTMDTRLGGTSIPPASLFIVPIVFQMLILVAYDRAAVPWLRRATGYAGGVTHLQRVGVGFVSSVLALAVAAVVEGRRRSGAAPSMSVFWLTPQFFLLGVMDVTSFVGLLEFFYSEASAGMKSIGGAIVFCILGAASWLGSFLIQVVNRATARQGGGHGWLDGANLNASRLDLFYWLLALFGLVSFFLYLLCAWRYTYRHDPRMQAAIDDKKVPSPASTKHATV; from the exons ATGGCCTTGCAAGGTCTTGTAGACTGGAGGGGACGGCCAGTTAACCAAAAGAGGCATGGTGGAGTGAAGGCCAGCATGTTCATCCATT TTCTTATTGTGATGGCAAACATAGCCAATATACCGATGATACTGAATCTAGTGAGCTACTTGCATGGGACGATGCACATGGGGGTCAAGGAcgcctccaccacctccacgAATTTCTTTGGGGCCATTtgtttcttctccttcctcggtgCCTTCGTCTCTGACTCCTACTTGAAGCGCTTCTACACGATCCTCATCTTTGCGCCCATCGAGATCATG GGGTACATGGTCCTAGCGTTGCAAGCACACCTCCCTTCGCTGCACCCGCCGCCGTGCGACATGATCAACCACCCCAACGAGTGCGCTCCGGTGAGCGGCCGGAACCTGAGCTTGCTCACCCTGGGCCTTTACCTGATCCCCGTCGGCGAGGGCTCACTGCGCtcatgcgcggcggcgctgggcggcgaCCAGTTCGACGGCGACGACCCGGCGGAGCTGCACGGCAAGATCAGCTTCTTCAACTGGTTCGCCTTCTGCATCTCGCTCGGAGGGTTCGTGGGGCTCGTCTTCATGGTGTGGGTGCAGGAGAACGAGGGCTGGGGCCTCAGCTTCGCGCTCGCTGCGCTCGTGATTCTCGTCGGCACGGTCGTCGTCAGCGGCGGCTTGTCATTCTACCGCCACCAGAAACCCACGGGGAGCCCGCTCACAAGAATCTTTCAG GTTTTCCTAGCTGCCTTTCGTAAGAGGAAGCTATCATTGCCTGAAAATTTGACCGAGACGCAAGTGGTCACCGACGGTAGTGGCACGAGCGTTGAATTTACGCAGAGAACTTCAGACTTCAA GTTCCTCGACAAggcggcggtggacgacggcgaCACTCGGCGGTGGTCGCTGTGCACGGTGACGCAGGTGGAGGAGGCCAAGATCATCCTCCGCATGGTGCCCATCTTCCTCAGCTCCGTCCTCTGCAACGTCCCGATCCCGCTGCTCCTCTCCCTCACCGTGCAGCAGGGCGGGACCATGGACACCCGTCTCGGCGGCACCAGCatcccgccggcgagcctcttCATCGTCCCCATCGTCTTCCAGATGCTCATCCTGGTCGCCTACGACCGCGCCGCGGTGCCGTGGCTGCGCCGCGCGACGGGGTACGCCGGCGGCGTCACGCACCTGCAGCGCGTGGGCGTCGGGTTCGTGTCCAGCGTCTTGGcgctcgccgtggccgccgtggtggagggccgccgccggagcgggGCCGCCCCGTCGATGTCGGTGTTCTGGCTCACGCCGCAGTTCTTCCTGCTGGGCGTGATGGACGTCACCTCCTTCGTCGGCCTGCTCGAGTTCTTCTACAGCGAGGCCTCCGCCGGCATGAAGTCCATCGGCGGCGCCATCGTCTTCTGCATCCTCGGCGCCGCGTCGTGGCTGGGGAGCTTCCTCATCCAGGTGGTCAaccgcgccaccgcgcgccaAGGTGGGGGCCATGGCTGGCTCGACGGCGCCAACCTCAACGCCAGCCGCCTCGATCTCTTCTACTGGCTCCTCGCCTTGTTCGGGCTCGTCTCCTTCTTTCTCTACTTGCTCTGCGCATGGAGGTACACCTATAGACATGATCCGAGGATGCAAGCAGCTATCGATGACAAGAAGGTGCCGTCGCCTGCGTCAACGAAGCATGCTACAGTCTGA
- the LOC120663789 gene encoding uncharacterized protein LOC120663789, which yields MDEPQPPPRPPVQLAGAARDAELRLAAALSREEVLRRRRRRLVQLCSLYRAQFWALADELPARHGEYWWEHGASPALDDEPPRARFPPSLPLLKGNGASATPPENGGPVGPLENGCRVAVATPAAAAGGRAGCAASNCAAKAMPLSQYCFNHILLDPKQQLYQPCAFPTRTSGAPNGEAICGNPVLRGITPLRCADHDPTSPKVIIEALKNVGIDLPLTSKSVPKLSLLISETVREIQMKRKLSIYGGKTAPSDMSLK from the exons ATGGACgagccccagccgccgccgcgcccgccggtgcagctcgccggcgcggcgcgcgacGCGGAGCTCCGCCTCGCTGCGGCGCTGTCCCGCGAGGAggtcctccgccggcgccggcgccgcctggtGCAGCTCTGCTCCCTCTACCGCGCCCAGTTCTGGGCGCTCGCCGACGAGCTCCCCGCCAGGCACGGCGAGTACTGGTGGGAGCACGGCGCCAGCCCAGCGCTCGACGACGAGCCCCCGCGCGCCCGGTTCCCGCCGTCCCTGCCGCTGCTGAAAGGGAATGGGGCCAGTGCCACACCGCCGGAGAATGGGGGCCCCGTCGGGCCGCTGGAGAATGGCTGCCGCGTTGCGGTCGCTACCCCTGCAGCGGCTGCGGGCGGGAGGGCGGGGTGCGCGGCCTCGAACTGTGCGGCCAAGGCGATGCCCCTGTCCCAATACTGCTTCAATCATATCCTCTTGGACCCCAAGCAGCAGCTCTATCAGCCCTGCGCCTTCCCCACTAGGACAAG TGGTGCGCCAAATGGGGAAGCAATTTGTGGAAACCCTGTTCTGAGAGGCATTACTCCATTACGATGTGCTGATCATGATCCAACATCTCCAAAAGTCATCATAGAAGCTTTGAAAAATGTAGGAATTGACCTGCCCTTGACAAGTAAGAGTGTTCCAAAATTGAGTCTCTTGATTTCTGAAACAGTCAGGGAAATTCAGATGAAAAGAAAGCTTTCCATTTATGGTGGAAAGACTGCACCTTCTGATATGTCATTGAAATGA